Genomic DNA from Bryobacter aggregatus MPL3:
GATGCCGTCAAATTGCTGGTCGCTCACGGTGCCGATGTGAATTTGGCTTCGAAAAAGGGATACACGCCGCTCCTTCTCGCCGCGCAAAGTGGTAACGCCGAGGCGGTGAAGACTCTGATTGCCGCCAAAGCGGATCCGAAGTACAGCGCACCGGATGGCGCGGGTGTTTTCAACATCGCGCTGAGCCGCGGTCATGAAGCGGTTGCCAAGCTGATGCTCGATTATGGCGTGGATGTCAACGCGAAGGACGCCAGTGGCAGCACGCCGCTGCATGAAGCCGTGCGGCAGGGCAAGGCAGATCTGGTGAAAGATCTGATTGCTCGCGGTGCTGATGTGAATGCGAAGACCGCGACTCCCAAAGGCCCGGCAGGTGGAAATCCGTTTCGAATGAATGGTTTGACGCCATTTCTGACCGCCGCTCAAGCTGGAAACGTCGAGATGATGAAGCTATTGCTCAGCAAGGGAGCCGACGCGAAGGACAAGACCGCCGAGGGGGCAGGCGCGCTGATGCTTTCCACCTTCAGCCGCAAGCTGGCCCCGGTAAAGTTCCTCGTGGAGAACGGCGCCGACGTGAACGAAGCGCCCAAGGGAAATGGCGGCGCGCTGCACTCTGCGATCCGCTTTGGCCTGAACGACGTCATCCAGTATCTGGTCGATCATGGCGCGGACTTGGCCGCGAAGGATCGCTTTGGCCGTACGCCTCTTGAAGAGGCCGAATTTGAGGCTCCGAAGCCAACCATCGAACTGATGCGCAAGCTCGAAGCGGAGCATAAGAAGTGAGATATCTCCTCCTGCTGTTCAGCTCCATCGCATTTGCCC
This window encodes:
- a CDS encoding ankyrin repeat domain-containing protein, with product MIDAVQDGNQRQVLALIKSGAKVNEARKDGSTPLAWAVSREDAEIVSALIAAGADVNAADENGETPLGLACTRGNLGIAKMLLNAKAKVNVKRWNGETPLMDASGSGNPELVKLLLDSGAEVAVIESRTGQNALMWAAAEGKADAVKLLVAHGADVNLASKKGYTPLLLAAQSGNAEAVKTLIAAKADPKYSAPDGAGVFNIALSRGHEAVAKLMLDYGVDVNAKDASGSTPLHEAVRQGKADLVKDLIARGADVNAKTATPKGPAGGNPFRMNGLTPFLTAAQAGNVEMMKLLLSKGADAKDKTAEGAGALMLSTFSRKLAPVKFLVENGADVNEAPKGNGGALHSAIRFGLNDVIQYLVDHGADLAAKDRFGRTPLEEAEFEAPKPTIELMRKLEAEHKK